In Lentibacillus amyloliquefaciens, one DNA window encodes the following:
- a CDS encoding VWA domain-containing protein: MLKKMRWRWILSIMTVLIIFTGCTDDDGNEKSNETENSNGQGNEEQIEQTQNEKSDDSESETTKDDSQKISLSDVEPIPTDEEGLASQKPGPLANVESLFDMEDEIKEQLNKLGPMSEDPGDEEYEKYLRYMYSLVKEDYPNPEDMVKKWEFASFGNPDLPDAKFQFKENYNIEIILDSSGSMANLAGNGTRMDVAKESINSFLSEVPEEANVSLRVHGHKGTGADSDKEMSCNAIEQVYGFDSYDEEDFQNSLNQFQPKGWTPLADALKQSQDALGEFDAKNNTNLIYVVSDGIETCDGDPVEVAKSLSESNASPIINIIGFQTDAEAQKQLEEMAEVSGGIFASANNEEDLQEEFDRAEEVMEAWSKWKNNALGDLEAKEVSSSFDIMELHNKWSFTTMRIDNRMHNVADIASNLNFITSDQSKGLKSRLEPVINEMNSTVDQLEKDLQELREKDLQEAKQSIEEKYNKQTEN, from the coding sequence ATGTTGAAAAAGATGCGTTGGCGCTGGATATTATCAATCATGACTGTTTTGATAATCTTTACAGGCTGCACAGATGATGATGGTAATGAAAAATCAAATGAAACTGAAAACAGTAACGGACAAGGGAATGAAGAACAAATAGAACAAACACAGAATGAGAAGTCCGATGATTCTGAATCAGAAACTACTAAGGACGATTCACAGAAAATATCTCTTTCAGATGTTGAGCCAATTCCAACCGATGAAGAAGGATTGGCAAGTCAGAAACCTGGCCCACTTGCAAATGTCGAAAGCTTATTCGATATGGAAGACGAAATTAAAGAACAACTGAATAAATTAGGTCCCATGAGTGAGGATCCGGGTGATGAAGAGTATGAAAAATATCTGCGTTACATGTATTCACTTGTGAAAGAGGATTATCCGAACCCTGAAGATATGGTTAAAAAGTGGGAATTTGCATCCTTCGGAAACCCGGATTTACCAGATGCGAAGTTTCAATTTAAAGAGAACTATAATATTGAAATTATTTTAGATTCCAGCGGCAGTATGGCAAACCTAGCCGGAAATGGAACAAGAATGGATGTTGCCAAGGAATCAATTAATAGTTTTCTTTCAGAGGTACCTGAGGAAGCGAATGTTTCCTTGAGAGTGCATGGTCACAAGGGGACAGGTGCCGATAGTGACAAAGAGATGTCATGTAACGCTATTGAACAGGTATATGGTTTTGACTCCTATGACGAAGAAGACTTTCAGAATTCATTGAATCAATTTCAGCCTAAGGGTTGGACACCGCTTGCAGATGCCCTGAAACAGTCACAAGATGCTTTAGGAGAATTTGATGCAAAGAATAATACAAATTTAATATATGTCGTGAGTGATGGTATCGAGACGTGTGATGGCGACCCTGTTGAAGTAGCCAAATCGCTTTCCGAGTCCAATGCCAGTCCCATCATTAATATTATTGGCTTCCAAACTGATGCTGAAGCACAGAAACAGCTGGAAGAGATGGCTGAGGTATCTGGAGGAATTTTTGCGTCCGCTAATAATGAAGAAGATTTACAGGAAGAATTTGATCGTGCTGAAGAAGTTATGGAAGCATGGAGTAAATGGAAAAATAATGCCCTGGGTGATTTGGAGGCCAAAGAAGTGAGTAGCAGCTTTGATATAATGGAGCTCCATAACAAATGGTCTTTTACAACAATGAGAATAGATAATCGTATGCACAATGTGGCTGATATCGCTTCGAATCTTAATTTTATAACCTCTGATCAAAGTAAAGGACTTAAAAGTAGACTAGAACCGGTAATAAACGAAATGAACAGCACAGTCGACCAGCTTGAAAAAGATCTGCAAGAACTTAGGGAAAAAGATCTGCAAGAAGCGAAACAATCAATTGAAGAAAAATACAATAAACAAACAGAGAACTAG
- a CDS encoding Tad domain-containing protein codes for MMLKKRLQNEDGNIALFVLGMLSIIMILLIFVVNLGGALATKEQSGTTAQQASMAASSVLYEEVRRVVYEYEDETLEGALQAFFEDIEEMVDDRTSELSGTGNYADWTVNEIELEAFDQVLTEELNKDEVRNKLIDLLGDEDIETKVINKTKSAIIANDGVLEGAELSIKDDRFYVRAANKLESVSYDGFMEGIQENVYQESAGPKIDFLDIVWDGDSVTPLN; via the coding sequence ATGATGCTGAAGAAACGATTACAAAATGAGGACGGTAATATTGCCCTATTTGTACTTGGGATGTTAAGCATTATTATGATTTTGTTAATTTTTGTTGTGAATCTGGGCGGGGCTTTGGCTACAAAGGAACAGTCCGGTACTACTGCGCAACAGGCAAGCATGGCTGCATCAAGTGTTCTGTATGAAGAAGTTCGCCGTGTAGTGTATGAATACGAGGATGAAACGTTGGAAGGCGCACTTCAGGCATTCTTCGAGGATATTGAAGAAATGGTCGATGACAGGACCTCTGAACTATCGGGCACAGGCAACTATGCGGACTGGACAGTGAATGAGATTGAACTGGAAGCGTTCGACCAAGTTTTAACAGAAGAGCTGAATAAAGACGAAGTGAGAAACAAGTTAATTGACCTGTTGGGAGATGAAGATATCGAAACAAAGGTTATTAATAAAACAAAAAGTGCAATCATCGCAAATGATGGTGTGTTAGAAGGTGCCGAATTAAGTATTAAAGATGATCGTTTTTATGTGCGCGCTGCCAACAAACTTGAATCAGTTTCATATGACGGGTTTATGGAAGGGATTCAGGAGAATGTTTATCAGGAATCTGCAGGGCCCAAAATTGATTTTTTAGATATTGTTTGGGATGGCGATTCTGTAACTCCACTTAATTAA
- the tnpC gene encoding IS66 family transposase has product MGKTAHTSNKSIEYYKAQNEKLEMENEALETKLKWYEEQFRLSQQRRFGSSSEKTDEDQLSLFNEAEVTTDTTVEEPTVETITYKRKKQRGQREQKLENLPTETVKYRLSDEEQACSCCGGELHDMSTEVRKELKVIPAQVKVVEHVRHVYGCRHCERHEIETPIVTAKMPEPVFPGSLASPSAMAYTMTQKYVESMPLYRQEKHLERFGVSIPRQTLANWTIYGANTWLELIYNEMHARLLELDALHADETPLQVLSEPERPATSKSYIWLYRSGQADVPIVLYDYQQTRAAKHPRRFLEGFQGYLHVDGYSGYNALPNVTLVGCWAHARRYFTEALKALPESAATTSVKAKEGLAFCNKLFDIERDLKDKSPQERYEKRLERSQPVLEAFLAWLQEQTPRVLPKSAFGKAIKYCRKQWERLEVFLEDGRLDIDNNRAERSIKPFVLGRKNWLFSNTAKGARSSAIIYSLVETAKENGLNPFNYLSYLFEELPNMDTTDKVQLAQLLPWSTTLPEECRVPNKSK; this is encoded by the coding sequence ATGGGAAAAACAGCGCATACATCAAACAAATCAATTGAATATTATAAAGCGCAAAATGAAAAGCTTGAGATGGAAAACGAGGCGTTAGAGACGAAATTAAAATGGTACGAAGAACAATTTCGGCTAAGCCAACAACGCAGGTTCGGCTCCTCCAGTGAGAAGACTGATGAAGACCAGCTCTCCCTTTTCAATGAGGCCGAAGTTACAACTGACACGACTGTTGAAGAACCAACTGTCGAAACGATTACATATAAACGCAAGAAACAGCGCGGTCAGCGTGAACAAAAGCTGGAAAACCTGCCTACGGAAACGGTTAAGTACCGTTTATCCGATGAGGAACAGGCCTGTTCGTGCTGCGGCGGAGAGCTACACGATATGAGCACGGAAGTGCGTAAAGAATTAAAGGTTATTCCTGCGCAAGTGAAAGTCGTGGAGCACGTACGCCACGTATATGGCTGTCGCCATTGTGAACGCCATGAAATTGAAACGCCTATCGTGACAGCGAAGATGCCGGAGCCGGTATTTCCAGGCAGCCTGGCCTCTCCGTCCGCAATGGCCTATACTATGACACAAAAGTATGTGGAAAGCATGCCACTGTATCGGCAAGAGAAACACTTAGAACGCTTCGGTGTGTCTATTCCACGCCAGACACTGGCCAATTGGACGATATACGGTGCCAATACCTGGCTTGAGTTGATTTACAATGAAATGCACGCACGACTATTGGAGCTAGATGCATTGCATGCGGATGAGACGCCATTACAAGTTTTATCCGAGCCGGAACGGCCCGCAACATCGAAATCCTACATATGGCTGTATCGTTCTGGACAAGCTGATGTGCCAATTGTCCTGTACGATTATCAGCAAACCCGGGCTGCCAAACATCCACGCCGATTTCTGGAAGGCTTTCAGGGATATTTACATGTAGACGGGTATTCCGGCTATAACGCTCTCCCTAACGTCACTTTAGTCGGTTGTTGGGCGCATGCGCGCCGTTATTTCACGGAGGCGCTCAAGGCACTTCCGGAATCCGCGGCCACTACGTCCGTGAAGGCTAAAGAAGGCTTGGCCTTCTGTAATAAGCTTTTTGATATTGAACGTGATTTAAAGGACAAAAGTCCACAAGAACGCTATGAAAAGCGTTTAGAGCGCAGCCAGCCCGTGCTGGAGGCTTTTTTAGCATGGCTTCAAGAACAGACGCCACGCGTATTGCCGAAAAGCGCCTTTGGCAAGGCAATCAAATATTGTCGTAAACAATGGGAACGTTTAGAGGTATTCTTAGAGGATGGCCGATTGGATATCGATAACAATCGAGCAGAGCGATCCATTAAGCCTTTTGTGCTTGGAAGGAAAAATTGGCTTTTTAGCAATACCGCAAAGGGAGCAAGATCCAGTGCGATTATCTATAGTCTTGTGGAGACGGCCAAGGAAAATGGACTGAATCCATTCAACTACCTTAGCTACCTGTTTGAAGAGCTTCCCAATATGGATACAACAGATAAAGTCCAATTGGCTCAGCTTCTGCCGTGGTCCACGACACTTCCTGAGGAATGTCGCGTTCCTAATAAATCTAAATAA
- a CDS encoding YhcN/YlaJ family sporulation lipoprotein: MNRQLIFPFLLLTAIILAGCGGTDNAADDERNQAEERNQIVEELDPEQETTPSNPSGDDKLGYVRYTKEQIENETEEQHNVTIDRTNLANMITRIILRNDGFNEAATLVTDDKALIAYDLDELDAARAADMAKKTAVSILPGYFDVYVSDNETLIHDIQSLHNSSVQDNDYDNTINQIIKEMKKSPQGMEE; this comes from the coding sequence ATGAACAGACAATTAATTTTCCCATTTTTATTGCTGACAGCTATCATACTTGCGGGATGCGGTGGTACGGATAATGCAGCAGATGATGAACGAAATCAAGCTGAAGAACGCAACCAGATCGTGGAAGAACTCGATCCCGAACAAGAAACAACACCATCAAACCCATCAGGTGATGATAAGCTTGGTTATGTACGTTATACGAAAGAACAAATTGAAAACGAAACTGAAGAGCAGCACAATGTCACAATCGATCGAACGAATCTTGCCAATATGATTACCAGGATTATTTTACGTAATGACGGCTTTAATGAAGCGGCAACATTGGTCACTGATGATAAGGCGCTCATTGCGTATGATCTTGACGAGTTGGATGCAGCAAGAGCAGCTGACATGGCCAAGAAAACCGCTGTGTCAATCCTTCCGGGCTACTTTGATGTTTATGTTTCAGATAATGAAACCTTGATACATGATATTCAAAGTCTGCATAACTCAAGTGTTCAGGATAACGACTATGATAACACAATCAACCAAATCATTAAGGAAATGAAAAAATCACCGCAGGGAATGGAAGAATAG
- a CDS encoding AAA family ATPase, translating into MSRVNEIYVIGDNEELAATLEEQINESFQLHFVTVNDLKKIDARLILIINNGESATDDVQTVLSGHPDSSIICAGDEENFSLLRSLNQLGITDFYVLPGEELILMERLEVMASEVKMRKEKEAESSFKRGGGQIFAFYSGSGGTGKSLISTTFAQTLKLESTAKVLFIDLNLHYGGAETFLGLDSNRSIIDLLPVMEELGEHHIRNVSEKEEHSDLNVLVSPRDAELAEKVTEDFVAKLLRASKRHYDFIVIDLPVWMDERTLAALEEANRVYYLMNLDTVGIRVLKSVENLFQRLGVITKDRLEFVINFKGKDSELTKKDLERFSTYPVASEIRKDIKNVQAYINQGEPLRKKPQEKKLPAFSKDVHKWVHSMLK; encoded by the coding sequence ATGAGTAGAGTAAACGAAATTTATGTTATCGGGGATAATGAAGAACTTGCAGCAACATTAGAAGAGCAAATAAATGAATCTTTTCAACTCCATTTTGTTACTGTCAATGACTTAAAAAAAATAGATGCACGTTTAATTTTAATCATAAATAACGGAGAGTCCGCAACAGATGATGTGCAGACAGTGCTATCCGGGCATCCGGATTCTTCTATTATATGTGCGGGTGATGAGGAAAATTTCAGTCTTCTAAGAAGTCTTAATCAGCTGGGTATCACTGATTTTTATGTGCTCCCGGGTGAAGAACTGATTTTGATGGAACGGCTGGAAGTTATGGCAAGCGAAGTGAAGATGCGAAAAGAAAAAGAAGCCGAATCCAGTTTCAAACGTGGTGGTGGACAGATTTTCGCTTTTTATAGCGGGAGCGGTGGCACAGGAAAATCTTTGATCAGTACAACTTTCGCGCAGACCTTGAAGCTGGAATCGACGGCAAAAGTTCTGTTTATAGATTTGAACTTGCATTATGGAGGGGCTGAGACATTTCTGGGGCTTGACAGTAATCGCTCCATAATTGATTTGTTGCCGGTTATGGAAGAACTCGGTGAACATCACATCCGAAATGTATCAGAGAAAGAGGAACACTCGGACTTAAATGTGCTTGTAAGCCCAAGAGATGCCGAATTAGCTGAGAAAGTAACTGAAGATTTCGTAGCAAAGCTTTTAAGGGCAAGTAAACGGCATTATGATTTTATTGTCATTGATTTACCGGTATGGATGGATGAACGAACTTTGGCTGCTTTGGAGGAAGCTAACCGCGTTTATTATTTAATGAATCTCGATACAGTTGGAATTCGCGTGTTAAAAAGTGTAGAAAACTTGTTTCAGCGTTTGGGTGTCATCACCAAGGACAGACTTGAATTTGTCATTAACTTTAAAGGAAAAGATAGTGAGCTGACCAAAAAAGATTTGGAACGTTTTTCAACTTATCCTGTAGCATCGGAAATCAGGAAAGATATCAAAAACGTTCAAGCATATATTAATCAGGGTGAACCATTAAGGAAAAAACCTCAGGAAAAAAAACTGCCTGCTTTTTCCAAAGATGTACATAAATGGGTTCATTCAATGCTGAAATAG
- a CDS encoding CpaF family protein produces the protein MSLFQRNTKGQPDDNDIDTGIVSNSGYLDELVEHYKSRLLTEVNLDQITSLGDSDKRLKIERFINQFMSEEKVVIPRQDKERMLTMLIDESVGFGPLEPLLKDDSITEILVNNPKEVYVEKNGQLQRVNISFKDEAHVRHIVDRVVAPLGRRIDESSPMVDARLPDGSRVNAVIEPISLGGTLLSIRKFRKTPFKMDDLDELGTFTKEMSMFMQALVQTKLSLLISGGTGSGKTTLLNALAKSISNGERVITIEDSAELKFDRPNVVGMEARPPNVEGSGEVTIRNLVKNSLRMRPDRIIVGEVRGSEAFDMLQAMNTGHEGSLTTVHANTPFDAINRVEGMVVMAGMDLPTHVIRDYIAGALDYIVQVQRLTDGTRKITNISEVEKIEGNHIEVRDIFRFQRTGVDGEGNVRGHFTPTGVIPKCLPHLEVFGIDIDKELFTPKEESSYGTSSVYSL, from the coding sequence GTGTCTCTTTTTCAAAGAAATACCAAAGGACAACCGGACGACAATGACATAGATACCGGTATTGTTTCCAATTCCGGCTATCTGGATGAACTGGTGGAGCATTATAAATCCAGACTTCTGACTGAGGTTAACTTGGATCAGATAACAAGTTTGGGTGATTCTGATAAACGTTTGAAGATTGAACGTTTCATCAATCAGTTTATGTCAGAAGAAAAGGTTGTTATCCCAAGACAAGACAAAGAACGAATGTTGACTATGCTGATTGATGAAAGTGTTGGTTTTGGGCCGCTGGAACCATTATTGAAAGATGACTCGATTACAGAAATACTTGTGAACAATCCGAAAGAAGTATACGTTGAAAAAAACGGGCAGCTTCAAAGGGTTAATATTTCTTTCAAAGACGAAGCACATGTCAGGCATATTGTTGACCGGGTTGTTGCACCGCTCGGGCGAAGGATTGACGAAAGTTCGCCGATGGTTGATGCCAGATTGCCGGATGGAAGCCGTGTGAACGCAGTAATTGAACCAATCAGCTTAGGGGGGACATTACTGTCAATCCGAAAGTTCCGAAAAACACCATTTAAGATGGATGATTTGGATGAACTCGGAACTTTCACGAAAGAGATGTCCATGTTTATGCAAGCATTGGTACAAACGAAATTAAGCCTGCTTATCTCCGGTGGTACCGGCAGTGGTAAAACGACACTGTTAAATGCACTTGCCAAATCGATTTCTAATGGCGAACGGGTTATCACAATTGAGGACTCAGCAGAGCTGAAATTCGACAGGCCGAATGTAGTTGGTATGGAAGCACGTCCACCCAACGTGGAGGGAAGTGGTGAGGTAACCATCAGGAATCTAGTGAAAAACTCGCTTCGTATGCGGCCCGATCGTATTATTGTTGGGGAAGTTCGGGGATCGGAGGCGTTTGATATGCTGCAGGCAATGAACACAGGTCATGAGGGATCATTAACAACTGTCCATGCGAACACACCGTTTGACGCTATTAATCGTGTCGAGGGAATGGTTGTCATGGCCGGAATGGATCTGCCAACACATGTCATACGCGATTATATTGCGGGGGCCCTTGACTATATCGTGCAGGTGCAGCGCTTAACAGATGGAACTCGGAAAATAACAAACATATCAGAAGTTGAAAAAATTGAAGGAAATCATATTGAGGTGAGAGACATATTCCGATTCCAGCGTACGGGTGTTGATGGCGAAGGAAATGTCCGGGGGCACTTTACTCCAACAGGTGTAATCCCAAAATGTCTGCCGCATTTAGAGGTGTTTGGCATCGACATTGACAAAGAATTGTTTACACCAAAGGAGGAGAGCAGCTATGGAACTAGCAGCGTCTATTCTTTATAG
- a CDS encoding type II secretion system F family protein, with amino-acid sequence MDAFIILSIIAFWFCILLGLKHFWSFLNEKRYVLGHVSEVTYVDPFEKKEKKKNRRAEIFSRVTKYADDFADLGQRINFFSENHMVEEWIRKSGNPLKLTVARFQGLKIFLLIIGFFTGFLSIIVGLPFSQYMLVLNPVIGYFIPIVLIRREVKKRQQLIRNDLPDFMDTVSTSLQAGVSLDNALREVIRYFDGPIREEFSRFNQEIDLGVPREKAYRELLKRNDNEEFQSLIKALIQGMDLGIPIAKTFQIQAEELREIRQEQVKELAAKASPKVTLVTTFLIAPVSILMIAGLMIMNMLMGENSIFNLF; translated from the coding sequence ATGGACGCATTTATTATTTTATCAATAATCGCTTTTTGGTTTTGTATATTGCTGGGTTTGAAACATTTTTGGTCCTTCCTGAATGAAAAACGTTATGTATTGGGGCATGTGTCGGAAGTTACTTATGTTGATCCATTTGAAAAAAAAGAAAAAAAGAAAAACAGACGTGCTGAAATTTTCAGCCGTGTGACCAAGTATGCAGATGATTTTGCAGATTTGGGTCAGCGTATCAATTTTTTTAGCGAAAATCATATGGTTGAAGAATGGATTAGAAAATCGGGAAATCCTTTAAAACTGACGGTCGCCCGATTTCAGGGGTTGAAGATATTTTTGCTGATTATCGGATTTTTCACTGGATTTCTATCCATTATAGTCGGGCTTCCATTTTCCCAGTACATGCTTGTATTAAACCCGGTAATTGGCTATTTCATACCGATTGTGTTAATCAGAAGGGAGGTCAAAAAAAGACAGCAGTTGATTAGAAATGATCTGCCTGATTTTATGGACACTGTGAGTACCAGTCTTCAAGCCGGTGTGAGCCTTGATAATGCTTTAAGGGAGGTGATTCGATATTTCGATGGTCCCATTCGTGAAGAATTTTCGCGTTTTAATCAGGAAATCGACCTTGGCGTTCCACGTGAAAAGGCATACCGTGAACTTCTAAAACGAAACGATAACGAGGAATTTCAGTCACTGATTAAAGCGTTGATACAGGGGATGGATCTCGGAATACCGATAGCAAAGACTTTTCAAATCCAAGCAGAAGAATTGAGGGAAATACGTCAGGAGCAAGTGAAGGAATTGGCGGCAAAGGCTTCGCCAAAGGTAACATTGGTTACAACGTTTTTAATTGCACCCGTTTCTATATTGATGATTGCCGGATTGATGATCATGAATATGCTGATGGGTGAAAACAGTATCTTTAATTTATTCTAA
- a CDS encoding type II secretion system F family protein: MELAASILYSLGVLFFLLCIYFFLGYRSQKKEWKQKVKEWFPEEKRKSFISKWGDRFDEKESSEKLRNKLHNANLKLLPSEYLGILVVGYLVLFVAFYSIFGMPVGLSMALPMLLLFVANYLLFYFRKNSYELRFNDQLSEICRILGNAARSGLTINQGIDIAAREVAAPAGNEFKRISNELKLGVNLETAFRAVQKRNTSRDFNLFIATLLIQKKTGGNLALTLDTMANTFEERKVLNQTIKTMTSEEKYISFIVPALPVFLLLVMNNVIDGFIDPLWSGFGLVILVIFLAAIILSFFLIRKITNIKV, from the coding sequence ATGGAACTAGCAGCGTCTATTCTTTATAGTTTAGGTGTTTTATTTTTTCTCCTATGTATCTATTTTTTCCTTGGATACAGATCACAGAAAAAAGAATGGAAACAGAAAGTAAAGGAATGGTTTCCTGAAGAAAAAAGAAAAAGTTTCATCAGTAAGTGGGGAGACAGATTTGATGAGAAGGAATCCTCGGAGAAATTAAGAAATAAATTGCACAACGCTAATCTTAAACTATTGCCATCTGAATACTTGGGAATATTAGTTGTCGGATATTTAGTATTGTTTGTCGCGTTTTATTCCATTTTTGGAATGCCGGTTGGATTGAGCATGGCTTTACCGATGTTATTGTTATTTGTAGCTAATTATCTTTTATTCTATTTTCGGAAAAACAGCTATGAACTTAGATTTAATGATCAACTGAGTGAAATCTGCAGAATTTTGGGCAATGCGGCAAGGTCCGGTTTAACAATCAATCAAGGGATTGACATTGCTGCCCGTGAGGTTGCAGCACCTGCCGGAAATGAGTTTAAGCGAATCTCTAATGAATTGAAATTGGGAGTTAATTTGGAGACGGCTTTTCGAGCAGTGCAAAAACGCAATACATCACGTGATTTTAACTTGTTTATTGCAACTTTACTTATTCAGAAAAAGACAGGCGGCAATTTAGCCCTGACACTGGATACGATGGCCAATACGTTTGAAGAAAGAAAAGTGCTCAATCAGACCATTAAAACGATGACATCTGAAGAGAAATATATTTCGTTTATTGTACCTGCATTACCGGTATTTTTACTTCTTGTTATGAATAATGTGATTGATGGGTTCATCGATCCATTATGGTCCGGATTTGGGTTGGTTATTTTGGTTATTTTTCTGGCAGCCATTATACTGTCATTCTTTCTCATACGTAAAATCACAAACATAAAGGTGTAG
- a CDS encoding TadE/TadG family type IV pilus assembly protein yields MNLLKRRLKNEEGSATIEFIGILPLALLLLMIIWQFIVGINGVLVTQSAANEYAKVYSITQNAGEASSAADSILSTTGNYLQSQGVSGSNLGSKEFTAEARVNIRMVFLPSELFGYTIPSIPYSATASSRVIE; encoded by the coding sequence ATGAATCTATTGAAAAGAAGGCTTAAAAATGAAGAGGGCTCAGCCACAATTGAATTTATAGGGATCCTGCCCTTAGCTCTGCTGTTACTCATGATTATCTGGCAATTTATTGTCGGGATTAATGGTGTCCTGGTCACGCAATCTGCGGCGAATGAATACGCAAAAGTGTATTCGATAACCCAAAATGCTGGCGAAGCAAGTTCTGCGGCTGATAGCATTCTTTCGACCACGGGTAATTATCTGCAAAGTCAGGGCGTTTCAGGGTCCAATTTAGGAAGTAAAGAATTTACTGCTGAAGCACGTGTTAACATACGTATGGTATTTTTACCAAGTGAATTATTCGGGTATACAATTCCTTCCATCCCATATTCAGCAACAGCCAGCAGCAGGGTGATTGAATGA
- the tnpB gene encoding IS66 family insertion sequence element accessory protein TnpB (TnpB, as the term is used for proteins encoded by IS66 family insertion elements, is considered an accessory protein, since TnpC, encoded by a neighboring gene, is a DDE family transposase.): protein MLTNFQFERVYLARGNTDLRKSIDGLAVIVKECFDLDPFSPCLFVFCNRKRDKLKILQWEHNGFWLHYRRLERGTFHWPSEKETAPMNISPRQLRWLLDGLPIEQKQAHREVKARTIL from the coding sequence ATGCTGACGAATTTTCAATTCGAGCGCGTGTACTTGGCACGCGGCAACACAGATCTTCGCAAATCCATCGATGGGTTGGCGGTCATTGTAAAAGAATGCTTTGATCTTGATCCCTTTTCCCCTTGTCTGTTCGTGTTCTGTAATCGTAAACGTGATAAGCTGAAGATTCTCCAATGGGAGCACAATGGCTTTTGGCTCCATTACCGCAGACTGGAAAGAGGGACATTCCATTGGCCATCCGAGAAGGAAACGGCACCCATGAATATCAGCCCACGCCAACTTCGTTGGCTGTTAGATGGTTTGCCAATTGAACAGAAGCAGGCACACCGGGAAGTGAAAGCACGTACCATTCTATAA
- the cpaB gene encoding Flp pilus assembly protein CpaB gives MLESKRRAIIFFLLAVLLAAVSGFLVLQKVQALNSDLGTMVTVYSAEEEIPSRKIITPDEVTTEQIPQQYLRDEHITDVEELMNKVSVVPLSGGDIITANILKDASAVTEANNRLVSVLRSEQVAFDEELTALDRTDIIVSHSFGDEPVTEIFMEDVKVARVASNDEGDFSGVQLEVPYEKVSELIHMQNYADSLRLVKANVAEADQSGSSSEQESEKSDEAKEAADDNANGSQSGNDSNNEEEQSNNNNNNNENDNGNDN, from the coding sequence ATGCTGGAGTCTAAACGGAGAGCAATTATATTTTTTTTACTAGCAGTTTTATTAGCAGCAGTTTCCGGATTTCTTGTTTTGCAAAAAGTCCAGGCGCTAAATAGCGACCTTGGTACGATGGTGACGGTTTATTCAGCCGAAGAAGAAATTCCGTCAAGGAAAATCATAACCCCTGATGAAGTAACGACTGAGCAAATTCCACAACAGTACCTTCGCGATGAACATATAACAGATGTTGAGGAACTGATGAATAAAGTTTCGGTTGTACCACTGTCGGGTGGAGATATTATAACTGCAAACATTTTGAAAGATGCCTCTGCAGTTACAGAAGCTAATAATCGGTTGGTCTCAGTATTAAGATCGGAACAGGTGGCTTTTGATGAGGAACTCACGGCATTGGATCGAACCGATATTATTGTTTCCCATAGTTTTGGGGATGAACCGGTAACCGAAATTTTTATGGAAGATGTGAAGGTTGCAAGGGTGGCGAGCAATGATGAAGGGGATTTTTCCGGTGTCCAGTTGGAAGTTCCATATGAAAAAGTTTCGGAATTAATACATATGCAGAATTATGCAGACAGTCTGCGGTTAGTGAAAGCGAACGTGGCCGAAGCGGATCAATCAGGGAGTTCATCAGAACAGGAGTCAGAGAAGAGCGATGAGGCAAAAGAAGCCGCTGATGACAATGCAAATGGTTCACAATCAGGCAATGATTCTAACAACGAGGAAGAGCAATCTAATAACAACAACAATAACAACGAAAACGATAATGGAAATGATAATTAA
- a CDS encoding YutD family protein has protein sequence MIELQGKTYEIIENEKDGFHEERLKERFSDILSKYDFVVGDWGYDQLRLKGFYDDQNPKADFDTKISTLEDYLYEYCNFGCAYFIMKKIDK, from the coding sequence GTGATTGAGTTACAAGGAAAGACATATGAAATCATCGAAAATGAAAAAGACGGATTTCATGAAGAACGTTTAAAAGAACGCTTCTCCGATATTTTGTCCAAGTATGATTTTGTTGTCGGTGACTGGGGGTATGATCAGTTACGATTGAAAGGCTTTTACGATGATCAGAACCCCAAGGCCGATTTCGATACTAAAATAAGCACACTGGAAGATTATCTTTACGAGTATTGCAATTTCGGCTGTGCCTATTTCATCATGAAAAAGATCGATAAATAA